A region of the Phycisphaerae bacterium genome:
CGTAATCCAGGGGTACGACGTCAGCGGACTGGTAGCGGTCACGCACGTCGTCGAGCACTTCTCCGCGCACACCGCCCAGATCGTGCACATGACCAAGGTGTTCAAGGACGTGGACCTGAGCCTCTACGATGCGCACGGCCACAAGTTGGCCGGGCAGCCCCCCGCACCATGACCACCGCTCAGCACGACGGTCCCTCGCCCCAGCGCCGCTCAGAGAACATCCGCGCCGTCAGCCAGCCCAGCACCGCGCCGACCGCCAGCAGCGCGCAGCCCAGCCAGCGCGCCGGAATGCGCGGGTCGGGCGTGAACGCGTCGCCGACGATCAGCAGGCCGCTGCCGAACAGCACGCAATAGACCGCGCAGGTGGCGATGAGGAAGCCGCGCGCGGCCGCCCAGGTCAGCGGTGTCGCACAGCGGAACCCCGGGTCCGTCCGGCGGATTTCGGCCTCGATGTGGCGCCAGCCGGGGCCGCCGGGCTGCACCTTCCGATAGAACGCGATGAGTTTCTCACGCGCGACGGGTTTCGTCAGGTACGTCACGACCAGGGCCGTGCCGACCGAGTAGGGCACGAGGTAGAGCAGGTTCAGCGGCAGCGGCTGCTCGATGCCCGCCAGCGCTCCCGGCCACAGCTTGAGCACGATGGGGTAGATCAGCAGGGACACCAGGCAGGCGATCTCGCTCCAGGCGTTGATCCGCCACCAGAACCAGCGCAGCAGGTAGATCACGCCGATACCGGCGCTGATGGTGCCCAGGAAGAACCAGGCGCCGGAGATCGAGCTGTAGAACAGGCTCACGCCCAGGCCGATCACCGTGATAGCTACCGTGGCCAACTGGGACACGATGACATAGTGTCGTTCCGATGCGCCGCGGCGCACGAACGGACGGTAGAAGTCATTCACCAGGTACGACGCCCCAACGTTGAGCTGCGTCGCGATCGTCGACATGTACGCCGCCAGGAACGCCGCCAGCAACAGCCCCAGCAACCCCGGTGGCAGCACGGCGAGCATCACCCGCACGTAGCCTTCCTCGGCGACGGCCTCCGGCGGATACAGGCCCGTGATGGCGTCGCGCGTGTATGGAAACATGACCGCCGCCGCGAAGCCCACGATGATCCACGGCCACATCCGCAGGCAGTAGTGCGCCACCGCGTACCACAGGTAGCCCAGCGCAGCGTGCCGCTCGTTCTTCGCCGCCAGCATCCGCTGGGCGAAATAGTAGCCGCCGTCGCTGAATTGCGTGGCATAGGAATAGATCAGAATAAAGGCCAGGAAGTGACTCCAGGGCATGAGGTCCAGGTCGCTCGCGCCGGCGCTGGGCAGCAGGTTGGACATGCCGCGCGCCCGCTCGACCGAGTAGATGTCCGCCATCTGCTGGAGCGTGGCGTCGAGCCCGCCGAGCTTGCCGACGGCGAGCACGGCGAGGAACACGCAGCCGCCCATCGCGATCCAGAACTGGACGAAGTCCGTCACCATGACGCCCCACAGGCCCGAGATCACGGTGTAGCCGCTCACGATGAGGAATAGCAGCAACAGAATCCGCAGCTTGTTGACCCCGGCAATCGCGAGGTCCACGTTGCGCAGCAGCGCCAGCGCCGCCGGTGGCTCGAATTCGGCGTGCGCCGGTTGCAGGCGCGTCCAGGTGGCGTGCAGGTCGGCCGCGCGCTGGCCCAGGCCGAGCTTTTCCAGGTAGGGCTCCGCCTGCACGGACGCGACGTACGCCCGCAGCCTGTCAACCTCGTCCGCGGTCGGGGCGCCAGCGCCCGGAGACTGTCGATATGCCCCGTTACGCTCGCTGGCATATGTGCAGCGGGCGAAGACCCGCTCGACTTCACGCATGACGCCGGTGCGCTCGGGGCGCTGGAGCAGCCCCCACTCGTCGTAGTACAGCTTCAGCGGATTGAGCGCGCCCGTCCGCATCGCCGTCCGCGCCTGCGGGGCCAGCTCGTTCGAGAGCGGCGTGTTCAGATACGTCCACAGCATGGCCTCGTCCACGCCGGCGACGTGCGGGATGTTCGGCAGCGTCAACTGCACGATCTTGGTCATTGCCAGGTTGACCCAGCCCATGATCAGGTTGCCGTAGACCAGTGCGAAGAAGAGCGCCTTGAACCCGCGCAGCACGGCGGCGGACCGGCCCGAATAGCGCACATCCACCAGCTCGGCGTCCGTCACCAGCGCGGCCCGCCGCCAGAGTGCCGCGATGAAGAACACGCCCAGCATCGTCACCGGCACCTGGCACCACCAGAACCAGTTCTGCGCCACCCCCTTCGTCACGACCCAACCAGCCAGCGTCAGCGGCGTGTCGGCCGCGAACGTCGTCGCGACCATCGACGTGCCCAGCAACCACCACGAAGTCGAGCCGCCCGAGGTGAAGTACTCGCGCACCGAGCGCCGGGCACGGCGACTGAGCACCACGCCGATGCCAACGGACAGCACGATGAACGCGAGGATAATGAGCCAGTCGATGCGGGCCAGGTGGGGCGTTACTTCGTTCATGACGTCTGCACGGGCCTCCGCGCGCTGCGCCGCTTGGCGCGATTCTCAGCCCCGTCGCAATACCACGAACCGCCGCGTCACGCGCAGTCCGAATCGCTCGTAGAACTGCCGCGCGCGGTCATCGGCCCAGTTGAACCACACGGTGCGGCCGTCCGCCGCCCGGATGCGGCACACGGCCTCGATGAACAGCTTGGCCCCGACGCGCTGCTGGCGCGCCGCCGGCGCCACGCCAAACGGCCCGAAATGCTCGCCGGTCCATTGGCAGTAGCCGACCACCACGTCGCCATCGATCGCCACCAGCAACTCGTGCAGCGCCCCACTCTGCACCTTTGCCCGCGCGGCCATGTTCCACGCCCCCGGCAGCGACGCCGCCAGAAACTCGAACAGCGCCGGCACGCGCGCCGGCGTCAGCGTCTCGACGCGCACCGACAGTCCGGTCTGCCAAGCCCACGCGCGAAACGCCGCCGCGTCGAAATCCACGACCTCGCGGGCCATCGAGAACGCCGGCTGGTCCTCCACGAACCCGTGCCGCGCGAACAGCCGCCGCGCTCCGGGGTACGCCTCGTCGTCCGCGCCCGGCATGATCGAGCCCGGCGCCGACGTCGGCGTGCCGCACACCCACACACGCTGGCGCCCGTGGCGCGCGAAGAACTCCAGCCCCGCCGCCAGCAACGCCGTCCCCACGCCGCGCCGTTGCCGCTCCGGCGTCACCGCCAGGTACGGAATCCACCCATCCGCGGGCTCCAGGCCCAGCCGGTCGTTGGGCCAGTACCGGATGATCGCGCGCAGAAAGCCGATCGGCTCGTCGCCGTCCGTCGCGACGAAGAAGCCGGAGTCGCCGCCGGGGCGATAGTCGGGGTCCGCCAGGATCGCCGAAACGAAGCGCCCGGCGCTCATCGGATTGCGCCGCAGCGCGCGGTTCCAGACGGTCAGCACGCCCGGCACATCCGGACCACGGAGCGTGCGAATGGCGATCGCGCCCATGGCAACTCCCGCCAGCGGCGGCTCAGAAGATCAGCACCGGCTCCGTGGCAATCGGGAAGTAATCGACTTTCCGCTTGCGCGAGATCGGCGGCAGGCTGACCGCGACCGCGTATTTCACGCCGACTTCCGCCCCGCGCTGCGCCGCCAGCCCGGTGTAGTAGTGCAGATAGTCGAACGAAATCTCCCCGCGCAGCAGCTCGTGCTCCCGGCACGCCGCCACCCACGTATCGAACACCGCGCTCACATCGACCCACAGGTCGGGGTGATAGTCCTCGCGGTCCTCCCAGTTCTCGAGGTAGTACAGCCCGCGCACCAGGTGTGCCGGCTGCGCCCGCTCGATCCCCGGCAAGGCCGCCAGAAACCCGCCCTCCATCGTGATCTCGTACGCCGCCCGATGATCGCGGTGAAATGACCCGCGCCAATGCGTGAGCACGATGTCCGGCCGAAGCTGGCGGATGAGGTCACACATCTCGTGAATCGTCGCCTGGTCCGCGTGCAGCTCGCCGTCGGGATGGTCCAGCACGATGCAGTCGGCCGCGCCCAGGATTCTCGCCGTCGCTTCGGCCTCCCGAATCCGCTGCTGCCGATACTCACGCACGTCCTTCTGCGGATTGCCCTTCTCGCCCGCGGTCAGGTGCAGCATCGTCGCCTTGTGACCCGCCGCCGCGTATTTCGCCACCAGCAGGCCGGCCGTGATCTCCGCATCGCCGATGTGGGCGCCGATCGCCAGCACGTGTTGCTTCTTGTCAGCCGCCATCGCTTACAAGTCCTTCCGCAGAATCGCAAACCGCCGCGTCGGCCGCAGGCCGAACCGCGCGTAGAACCGCGCCGCGCCTTCATCCGCCCAGTTGAACCACACGCTCCGCCCGTCCGCGGCCCGTATTCGCCGCACCGCCTCGACAAACAGCTTCGCCCCGATCTTCTGGCTGCGCTGTGACGCGACCACGCCGAACGGGCCGAAATGCTCGCCCTCCCACTGGCAGTAGCCAACGATCTGCCCCGCCCGCGACGCGATCAACACCTCATGCAGCGCCCCGCTCCGAATCTTCGCCCGCGCCGCCATGTTCCAGTCGCCCGGAAACGCCTCGGCCAGGAACGCGAGAAAGTCCGGCACCCGCGCTGGCGACAACTCCGCGACCTCGATCTCGCGTCCGACGTCCCACGCCTGCCGGTGATACGCGTCCACGTCGAAATCGACCGCCTCGCGGGACATCGCGACCGGCTCATGATCCACGACGAAGCCCGCCTTCGTAAACAGCACCAGCGCACCGGGGTATGCGTCGCGATCGACCCCGGGGAATACGTAGCCCGGTGCCGAGCCCGTGTTGCCGCACACCCACACCCGGCGCCGGCCCGCCGCGCGCAGGTAATTCAGCGCCGCCTCCAACAGCGCCCGCCCCACCCCCTGCCGCTGCTGATCCGGATCGACTGCCAGCACCGGAATCCAGCCGTGCTCCGGCTCGATGCCGAGACGATCGTTCGGATAACGCCGGATGATCGCGCGCGCAAACCCCACCGGCGTGCCGCCGCGTGTCGCTACGAAGAATCCGCACTCCGGCCCTGGCCAATAGTCCGGATCGCCAAACAGCCACGCACGCAGCCGCCCCGGATTGATCGGATCCCGCCGCAGCGCCCGGTTCCAGATCGTGCCGACGGCGTCCAGATCGGCCCCGGTGAACGCGCGGATCTCTGACTTGGCCATCGCGGCTACCTCTCCGCCAACACTTCCTGCACGATCTGCAGCACCGCCGCGTGACACGCCGGATACTGCGCCAGGTAACGCAAGTCATCCGGCTGAATCGCGAAACTGCCGGGTTCGCGCGTGCCGACCGCATCCCCCGTCGCTTCATCCCAGTTCATCCGCGTCTGGTCGCGCCACCGCCGCAGCGCTGTCCGGATCCCGTCCGTGTCGCCGGTCACCCACAGCCAGTAGAGCAGCCCGCGCGGATTGCCACGCCAGCCCACAAGAACCTGCTTTGCATAAAACCCCGTGTCCGCCTTCATCTCCGGCGTGAGCTTCGTCCAATCCCCGTCCGGCGGCGTCGGCAGCACCGACTGGTCCCACGCGCCGCGGCCGATCCAGCCCCGCACATACGCCTCCAGCCAGAAATAGCGCTGAATCCCGTACGGCCCGCGCGCTCCGTACTTCGCGTACGCCTCCTGGATGTAGTCCGCGATCATCCGCACCTGGATTTCGGGATGATCGCGGCAGTACGCGTACACCTGCGCATCCGACCAGTCCCGCTGCACGCCGTAGGGCAACCCATACTTCGTCTTCACATTCGTGACGGTAATCTGCCACGGCCCGATCGTCGTCTGGCCGATCATGTCCTTCGTCTCTTCGGCGGTCGTCTTGCCCCAGCGCCGCTCGGGGGCGTTGAACAGCCCGCGGCCCTCCTGGATCGCCTCGACCCACAAGTCCTCCAGCCCGACCAGCGGCCACTTGCCTTCGGCCCGGCCCGCCCGCAGCGTCCGGTACGCCGTATCCAGCACGATCCGTCCGCCGGGGCCGAAATCGCTGCTCTGCGCGAGAATCGCCGCGTAGCGCCGGTCGAGATCGTCGAGCCCGGCCCGATTCACTTCGGGCTGCGGGGCGCGACACCCACCGCACGCGATCGCCACACCGACCACCGCCACGCTTGCGCAGAGAATCTGACGCATACTCCGGGCCTCCTTTCCAGGTGCCACACATTGCGCCCACACCCGGCACGCTTGTCAACGGCAGCGCGCCAGACACGCCGGCGCGGTATAATGACGGTCAGGCACTGTCGCTCACGGGTGACCAGGAGGAGAAGCATGCTCACACGCACACGCCCGTTCGTCGTCGGATTCTGCCTGGCCGCCGTTCGCAGCACCGCGCTGGCCCAATGGACGCCGGCCGCACCCGGCATCGACTACCAGGAATTCATCGTCGCAGGCCCCAACAACGTCTACGTCGCCCGCATGGACCGCGGCAACCTGGATTGCACCATCGACAGCATGATCGCGCAGGGCCGGCTCACCGGCGGCACCGAGACCGTCAGCAGCATGGCCACGCGCCACGAGGACGCCATCGGCTACTGGGGCCAGACCTGGGGCACGCGCTATGACCTCGTCGTCGCCGTCAATGGTGATTTCTACAGCAGCGGCATTCCGACCGGCGGGCAGATTTCCGGCGGCTGGTACGCCAAGCGCTTCGGCGATCTGGGCGGCGCCAGCGGCTTCGCCTGGCAGCTGGACCGTGACGCGTTCATCGGAGAATGCGTCTATCACATCCCCAGCAAGCAAAAGGTGACCTATCTCGCCACGGGACAGTCGCAGGAACTCGACGGCCTCAACCGGACGCGCGGCAGCAACGAGCTGATCCTCTACACGCACCACTACGACCTAACGACGCTCACGGACAACAGCGGCGCGGAAGTGCTCGTGAAGTTGTCACGCCCGGCGATGATCCTGCCGCCGCCGTCAGGCGCCGTTGGCACCGTAATCGAGATCCGGCCTAATGCCGGCTCCACACTTGTCCCGTTCGATCACGTCGTGTTGTCAGCCCAGGGCTCCGCCGCAACCACGCTGCTGGCGAACGTGACCGTCGGCGCCGAGGTGCGCATCGCCCAGGAGATCACGCACTACGAGCACGATTGCAGCACGCCGTATGCGTGGGACTGGACCAAGACTTACTCCAGCATCGGCGGCAGTTTCCACTTCCTGAAGGACGGCGTCATTCAGCCGTCGAGCGACCCCGGGGCGACGCAGCGCCACCCGCGCACCGCCATCGCGTTCGACAGCAGCTACATCTACTTCATCGTCGTCGACGGCCGTTCGACGCAAAGCGTCGGCATGAGCATGACCGAGCTGGGCACGTTCTGCATCGATTACCTCGCGGCGGTCGAGGGTCTGAACCAGGACGGCGGCGGATCATCGACGATGTGGCTCAATGGCACGGTGATGAACGTGCCTTCGGACGGCAGCGAACGCGCCGTCGCCAACGGGCTGTTCATGGCCACGGTCGCGCCGGTGGAGCAGTCCACGCGGTTCACGACCGGCGCCCTGGTGCGTGCCACCGGCAGCGCGGCCCTGCGTATCGGACCGGGCATCAACTACAACTCCTCCGGGTCGGTCGCCGCCAACACCGAAGGTGTCGTTCTCGATCACACCCTGAATGGGCTGCGCGCGTCGAATACGCACTGGTGGTATTGCGCGTTTCCGAGCGGCAATGGCTGGGTCGCCGACTCCAGCCTGCTGGAGAGTGGCTGCGCGGGCGATTACACCGGCGACGGGCGCGTGGACGCCGCGGATCTGCCGCCGCTGGCGTACTGCCTGCGTGGCCCAGGGCTGATGTACAACCCCGGGACGTTCTGCCTGGGCGGCGACAGTGATGCCGATCGCGACGTGGACGCGCACGACCTGGCGGTGATTCAAACGTGCATCACGGCGCCGTGATGCGCGGGGTTGCCCAGCCCAAGTGACGAAGGAAGCCACGGAGCCACGGAGGGGGAGAGCGAAGTTCCGCTTTGCTGCCTGTGGCACCGGCGTCCCGCCAGTAGGCCTCACTTGCCCCCCGTCAGCACCGCCACGAACGGATTGATGTCGCCGAAGCCGACTTCGCCGTTGGCATCCAGATCACCATGCGGCGGCGGGCAATCCGGGTACATCTGTGCATACGCCGGCGGATTGCTCAGGACCAGCACAAATGGATTGATGTCGCCGAAGTCGATCGTCCCGCTGCAATCCAGATCACCGAACGGGATTTCGTACGCGCCCATATCCACGACGAACCGCGCAATCCGCGGATGCCCGTCGAGGTCGAGCGAGCCGGCGGGCACAACGCTGTTGTCGCCAACGTCGAGACACGGCGAATCGAACGCCAGCCGGTAGTCGTTGTCCCCCACGGTATTCGGATCATCATCCGGCCCGTCCGGATCGCGGAACAGCGGGTCGGCGTTAATGTTACCGTCGCCGCTCCAGCCACCCTGGGCGTTGCAGTGGGTGAGCAGAGTGTTGACCCCCGTATCGACCGAGATCTCCTGTGGCGTGTCAGCCCAGAGGATGCAGTTGGTTAGCGTCGGGCTGGATGCGTAGTAGCAGAACATGCCGCCGCCCGAACCGGCTTCGTTGCTGGTGATTGTGCAGTTGATCAACGTCGGGCCGGAGTAGTAGTCGCACCACACGCCGCCGCCGATGGCCGTGTTGCCGGCGATCGTGCAGTTGGTCAGCATCGGCATGGAGTAGTCGTCGAAGAACACGCCGCCGCCACAACTGATGGTGATGTTCCCCGCGATCGTGCAGCCGGTCAGGGTCGGACTGGACCTGTCGCAGTACACGCCGCCGCCGTTGCTGCTGCACGTGTTGCTCGTGATCGAACAACGGACCAGCGTCGGACTGGAAAAGTGGCAGAACACGCCGCCACCGTTGATGCTGGCCATGTTGCTGGCGATCGCGCAGTCGGTCAGCGTCGGGTTGGAGGAGGAGGAGCAGACCACAGCGCCCCCGTAGCCGCGGGCGAGGTTACCCTGGATCGTGCAGTCGGTCAGCGTCGGGCTGGCGTCGTATACGCATACGCCGCCGCCCGTGCGGGCAGTATTGCCCGTGACCGCACAACTGATGAGCATCGGGCTGGAGGAGTAGCAGTATACGCCACCGCCGTTGCCGTTAGTCACGTTTCCGCTTCGTATCGTCAAGCCCTGGACAATTGAGTCTGCTCCTTCGCTGTTGTGAAAATAGAACCCCCGCCCGCTCCCCTCGCAGTCAATGACGCATGTGGCCGGGTCGCCGCTCGCCGAACGGACCGTGATCGCCAGCCCGTGAAGTTCG
Encoded here:
- a CDS encoding GNAT family N-acetyltransferase; translated protein: MGAIAIRTLRGPDVPGVLTVWNRALRRNPMSAGRFVSAILADPDYRPGGDSGFFVATDGDEPIGFLRAIIRYWPNDRLGLEPADGWIPYLAVTPERQRRGVGTALLAAGLEFFARHGRQRVWVCGTPTSAPGSIMPGADDEAYPGARRLFARHGFVEDQPAFSMAREVVDFDAAAFRAWAWQTGLSVRVETLTPARVPALFEFLAASLPGAWNMAARAKVQSGALHELLVAIDGDVVVGYCQWTGEHFGPFGVAPAARQQRVGAKLFIEAVCRIRAADGRTVWFNWADDRARQFYERFGLRVTRRFVVLRRG
- a CDS encoding phosphodiester glycosidase family protein, which gives rise to MLTRTRPFVVGFCLAAVRSTALAQWTPAAPGIDYQEFIVAGPNNVYVARMDRGNLDCTIDSMIAQGRLTGGTETVSSMATRHEDAIGYWGQTWGTRYDLVVAVNGDFYSSGIPTGGQISGGWYAKRFGDLGGASGFAWQLDRDAFIGECVYHIPSKQKVTYLATGQSQELDGLNRTRGSNELILYTHHYDLTTLTDNSGAEVLVKLSRPAMILPPPSGAVGTVIEIRPNAGSTLVPFDHVVLSAQGSAATTLLANVTVGAEVRIAQEITHYEHDCSTPYAWDWTKTYSSIGGSFHFLKDGVIQPSSDPGATQRHPRTAIAFDSSYIYFIVVDGRSTQSVGMSMTELGTFCIDYLAAVEGLNQDGGGSSTMWLNGTVMNVPSDGSERAVANGLFMATVAPVEQSTRFTTGALVRATGSAALRIGPGINYNSSGSVAANTEGVVLDHTLNGLRASNTHWWYCAFPSGNGWVADSSLLESGCAGDYTGDGRVDAADLPPLAYCLRGPGLMYNPGTFCLGGDSDADRDVDAHDLAVIQTCITAP
- a CDS encoding right-handed parallel beta-helix repeat-containing protein → MPGEYATLQAAIDACLAGDEVIIADGTYTGVGNTSLELHGLAITVRSASGDPATCVIDCEGSGRGFYFHNSEGADSIVQGLTIRSGNVTNGNGGGVYCYSSSPMLISCAVTGNTARTGGGVCVYDASPTLTDCTIQGNLARGYGGAVVCSSSSNPTLTDCAIASNMASINGGGVFCHFSSPTLVRCSITSNTCSSNGGGVYCDRSSPTLTGCTIAGNITISCGGGVFFDDYSMPMLTNCTIAGNTAIGGGVWCDYYSGPTLINCTITSNEAGSGGGMFCYYASSPTLTNCILWADTPQEISVDTGVNTLLTHCNAQGGWSGDGNINADPLFRDPDGPDDDPNTVGDNDYRLAFDSPCLDVGDNSVVPAGSLDLDGHPRIARFVVDMGAYEIPFGDLDCSGTIDFGDINPFVLVLSNPPAYAQMYPDCPPPHGDLDANGEVGFGDINPFVAVLTGGK
- a CDS encoding Na+:solute symporter — its product is MNEVTPHLARIDWLIILAFIVLSVGIGVVLSRRARRSVREYFTSGGSTSWWLLGTSMVATTFAADTPLTLAGWVVTKGVAQNWFWWCQVPVTMLGVFFIAALWRRAALVTDAELVDVRYSGRSAAVLRGFKALFFALVYGNLIMGWVNLAMTKIVQLTLPNIPHVAGVDEAMLWTYLNTPLSNELAPQARTAMRTGALNPLKLYYDEWGLLQRPERTGVMREVERVFARCTYASERNGAYRQSPGAGAPTADEVDRLRAYVASVQAEPYLEKLGLGQRAADLHATWTRLQPAHAEFEPPAALALLRNVDLAIAGVNKLRILLLLFLIVSGYTVISGLWGVMVTDFVQFWIAMGGCVFLAVLAVGKLGGLDATLQQMADIYSVERARGMSNLLPSAGASDLDLMPWSHFLAFILIYSYATQFSDGGYYFAQRMLAAKNERHAALGYLWYAVAHYCLRMWPWIIVGFAAAVMFPYTRDAITGLYPPEAVAEEGYVRVMLAVLPPGLLGLLLAAFLAAYMSTIATQLNVGASYLVNDFYRPFVRRGASERHYVIVSQLATVAITVIGLGVSLFYSSISGAWFFLGTISAGIGVIYLLRWFWWRINAWSEIACLVSLLIYPIVLKLWPGALAGIEQPLPLNLLYLVPYSVGTALVVTYLTKPVAREKLIAFYRKVQPGGPGWRHIEAEIRRTDPGFRCATPLTWAAARGFLIATCAVYCVLFGSGLLIVGDAFTPDPRIPARWLGCALLAVGAVLGWLTARMFSERRWGEGPSC
- a CDS encoding PIG-L family deacetylase: MAADKKQHVLAIGAHIGDAEITAGLLVAKYAAAGHKATMLHLTAGEKGNPQKDVREYRQQRIREAEATARILGAADCIVLDHPDGELHADQATIHEMCDLIRQLRPDIVLTHWRGSFHRDHRAAYEITMEGGFLAALPGIERAQPAHLVRGLYYLENWEDREDYHPDLWVDVSAVFDTWVAACREHELLRGEISFDYLHYYTGLAAQRGAEVGVKYAVAVSLPPISRKRKVDYFPIATEPVLIF
- a CDS encoding GNAT family N-acetyltransferase, with the protein product MAKSEIRAFTGADLDAVGTIWNRALRRDPINPGRLRAWLFGDPDYWPGPECGFFVATRGGTPVGFARAIIRRYPNDRLGIEPEHGWIPVLAVDPDQQRQGVGRALLEAALNYLRAAGRRRVWVCGNTGSAPGYVFPGVDRDAYPGALVLFTKAGFVVDHEPVAMSREAVDFDVDAYHRQAWDVGREIEVAELSPARVPDFLAFLAEAFPGDWNMAARAKIRSGALHEVLIASRAGQIVGYCQWEGEHFGPFGVVASQRSQKIGAKLFVEAVRRIRAADGRSVWFNWADEGAARFYARFGLRPTRRFAILRKDL